The Trinickia acidisoli genome includes a window with the following:
- a CDS encoding helix-turn-helix domain-containing protein, protein MTSLADARHIGILIFDGHCLFTTGVISEVFQLANALMRFSSGQPPYRVSLLSKLGGPVTSSSSIAVMTQRLDAYSVGDFHALYVASNDVRVTSGFDVQLARWLSGSNASVHAAAGRHASAFGVDMGVHVRPSVPVFWIGSGSMPSWALNQKAAQMALTQIASDHGEDMSLRIASSLPPSVGEVVKSRSETPSLNTTVDKIHESTRWMRENFGGDISVSDAAAVAAMSVRNYLRRFKSEFNVTPLEYLMQLRFEAICAMLVGTKLPVDKIARRCGMGNGDRLGRLFRKRYGVSPTVYRKHALSQ, encoded by the coding sequence ATGACCTCTCTCGCGGACGCGCGCCATATCGGAATCCTCATCTTCGATGGTCACTGCCTATTCACTACGGGCGTGATCAGCGAGGTCTTTCAATTGGCCAACGCACTGATGCGCTTCTCGAGCGGTCAGCCCCCGTACCGAGTGTCGTTGCTCTCGAAGCTCGGCGGCCCCGTCACCAGTTCCTCGTCCATCGCCGTCATGACGCAGCGGCTCGACGCCTACTCGGTCGGCGATTTCCATGCGTTGTACGTCGCGAGCAACGACGTGCGTGTGACATCGGGCTTCGACGTGCAACTCGCGCGCTGGCTCTCCGGGTCCAACGCCTCCGTGCATGCCGCCGCCGGCCGCCACGCTTCGGCGTTCGGCGTCGACATGGGTGTGCACGTTCGCCCGAGCGTGCCTGTCTTCTGGATCGGCTCCGGCTCGATGCCCTCTTGGGCGCTCAATCAAAAAGCCGCGCAGATGGCGTTGACGCAAATCGCGTCCGATCACGGCGAAGACATGTCGCTGCGAATCGCGAGCAGCTTGCCCCCGTCCGTGGGCGAAGTCGTCAAATCGCGCAGCGAAACGCCGAGCCTGAACACCACCGTCGACAAAATTCACGAGTCCACGCGCTGGATGCGCGAGAACTTCGGCGGCGATATTTCGGTGTCCGATGCGGCCGCGGTAGCCGCCATGAGCGTTCGCAACTATCTGCGGCGCTTCAAGAGCGAATTCAACGTCACGCCGCTCGAGTACCTCATGCAGCTCAGATTCGAAGCGATCTGCGCAATGCTCGTGGGCACCAAGCTGCCCGTCGACAAAATTGCGCGACGCTGCGGCATGGGCAACGGCGATCGCCTTGGGCGGCTGTTCCGTAAGCGATACGGCGTATCGCCCACGGTCTATCGCAAGCATGCGCTGAGCCAGTAA
- a CDS encoding mannose-1-phosphate guanylyltransferase/mannose-6-phosphate isomerase — protein sequence MSTPVETRERPRAVGAATQLRAPHTLAPQSALRTRAVVLAGGSGTRLWPLSRKHFPKQLVDVLGAGSLLQMTVRRLQRLADVELAIDESPIIVCGAEHRAVSAQQLEQLGVGARFIIEPSGRNTAPALSLAALHALEDGGDAVLVVMPADHMIGDVAAFQRAVVVATRHAERGAIVTLGIRPTRAETGYGYIEPGDEIDGTARKISRFVEKPPLEVARSYLASGKYFWNSGIFVMRASVWLSTLQQMQPETYSACSAAYEAGQDSATGYKPHEQLFANVPSDSIDYAVMENLARGGDVEGVVVPLDAAWSDLGSWDSVWDALGKDASGNVAAGRVLMEDANSCYVRAESRLVTCVGVSDLVVVETADAVLVVDRSRVQDVKRIVGRIADQQGPEVDAHRKVQRPWGCYDSIDKGERFQVKHIVVEAGAQLSLQLHHHRAEHWIVVRGTALVTRGEEQFLLGENQSTYIPLGVKHRLENPGKVPLELIEVQSGAYLGEDDIVRFEDVYGRAN from the coding sequence ATGAGTACTCCTGTTGAAACGAGGGAGCGACCACGTGCGGTCGGTGCCGCGACACAATTGCGCGCCCCCCATACGCTCGCCCCGCAATCGGCCCTTCGCACGCGTGCCGTCGTGCTCGCGGGCGGCTCGGGCACGCGGCTCTGGCCGCTCTCGCGCAAGCATTTTCCCAAACAGCTCGTCGATGTGCTCGGGGCGGGATCGCTTCTGCAGATGACGGTGCGGCGGCTGCAGCGCCTTGCCGATGTCGAGTTGGCGATCGACGAGTCGCCCATCATCGTTTGCGGCGCCGAACATCGTGCCGTCAGCGCCCAGCAGTTGGAGCAGCTTGGCGTCGGTGCCCGCTTCATCATTGAGCCCAGCGGGCGCAATACGGCCCCCGCGCTGTCGCTGGCCGCGCTGCATGCGCTGGAGGACGGCGGCGACGCCGTGCTCGTCGTGATGCCGGCCGATCACATGATCGGCGACGTGGCGGCGTTTCAGCGCGCCGTAGTAGTTGCCACGCGTCACGCCGAGCGCGGTGCGATCGTCACGCTCGGCATTCGGCCGACGCGTGCCGAAACCGGCTACGGCTATATCGAACCCGGCGACGAGATCGACGGCACGGCGCGCAAGATCTCGCGCTTCGTCGAAAAGCCGCCGCTCGAAGTGGCGCGCTCTTACCTGGCCTCGGGCAAATACTTCTGGAACAGCGGCATTTTCGTCATGCGCGCGAGTGTTTGGCTCTCGACCTTGCAGCAGATGCAACCCGAGACCTACTCGGCTTGCTCGGCCGCGTACGAAGCGGGGCAGGACAGTGCGACGGGCTATAAGCCGCACGAGCAGTTGTTCGCCAATGTGCCGTCCGATTCGATCGACTACGCCGTGATGGAAAACCTCGCACGCGGCGGCGACGTCGAAGGCGTCGTCGTGCCGCTCGATGCGGCATGGTCCGATCTGGGTTCGTGGGATTCGGTGTGGGATGCGCTCGGCAAGGATGCGAGCGGCAACGTCGCAGCGGGCCGCGTGTTGATGGAAGACGCGAACTCTTGCTATGTGCGCGCCGAAAGCCGGCTCGTGACGTGCGTGGGCGTGTCCGATCTCGTCGTCGTCGAAACGGCGGATGCCGTGCTCGTCGTCGATCGCTCGCGCGTGCAGGACGTCAAGCGTATCGTCGGACGCATCGCCGATCAGCAGGGCCCGGAGGTCGACGCGCATCGAAAAGTGCAACGGCCGTGGGGATGTTACGACTCGATCGACAAGGGCGAGCGTTTCCAGGTCAAGCACATCGTCGTGGAAGCCGGTGCGCAACTCTCGCTGCAGCTTCATCATCATCGCGCCGAGCATTGGATCGTCGTTCGCGGCACAGCCCTCGTGACGCGCGGCGAGGAACAGTTCCTGCTCGGAGAAAATCAATCGACGTACATTCCGCTCGGCGTCAAGCATCGGCTCGAAAACCCGGGGAAGGTGCCCCTCGAACTGATCGAGGTTCAATCGGGTGCCTATCTCGGCGAGGACGACATCGTTCGCTTCGAGGATGTCTATGGACGCGCGAACTGA